In Papaver somniferum cultivar HN1 chromosome 9, ASM357369v1, whole genome shotgun sequence, the genomic stretch AAGGAGGCCCAAGACCAAGTAGCAGCGGTGGTTCTTCTTtcttatctttcttcttctcagcTGTGCTCTTATTATCTGCAGCCAAGGCTCGTAAAGCAGGTTGGAAGAAGCTACTGGCCACATCAGGAGGTGGTGCATCATCACCTGGAAGATCGAGTAATCCCTTCTTTCTGAGAGAGGATGGCTCATTATAACAAACACTCCAGAGCGAGTCTATTAGGTTTCTTTCGTCCATGACTGCACCGAGCTCTTCCTTTGTCATTGCACTGATGGCTTTAACTCTTTCTTCCAGTATTTGCTTCAACTTTTCATCCTCTGTGCTGGACACACTGCTGCTGCTGGTCCTAGATTGCTCATCTCTAGCAAGCTCAAGAAGACCTCTGAGTGCCGCTTCTCGTACATCTATATCTTCACTGGAGACGAGGTGCATCATAGTACGAGGAAATCCGAGTTCCGTTATCACACTGCAATCTGAACTGTTCTCTTGTAGCAGGTACTCGACCAAGCTGAGAGCTTTCCTGGTTTTCAAGAAATTAACTTGGGTTAGTTTTAAATACAACATTCTGGTAAAGGTCAATTAACAGTTTAACCTTCACTATCTTAAATATCAACATAGGAAGACATGGATAAATGGTTAAATAACAGTTTAATCATAATTATCATCTAAATGTTAAAACAGAATTTTCCAATGTGCAAGGAACAAATAGAAACGAAATTAATCAAGTGCCGGAGCAAATTACCTTTGAAACCTAACATTGTCTGAACTCAATGCATCCCTCAATGCTCCATAACCATTTGCCAGCCTGAATGCAGCAACTCCAGGCTTGTTGTGTCGAATCAAGGCTGAAAGATATCCATAACAAAACACGCAAGAGGTCAGAAGTCTCTCAAGTGATGCCAGTTAACATAAACCAGCCTCAGTATTGATAACAAAGTTATCCAACCCGATAAGATGAAAACagaatagaaaatatatattacTTACATGATATTGCCCCAAGAGCTTTAGTTCGAGCGGTAACATCTGGATCTGAGGTGAGATTAGCAAGCAGAGGTTCTAGACCATTGGCTTCCATTACAAGTTGCTGACTCTTAGGATTGTTCTGAACTATGGTAGTTATAACCTCGGCAGCCTTTGCTCGGATGCCTGCACTTGAGTTCTTCAGGTACTCAAGAAGGGGGGATAAACCACCAATTGTATGCAAATCTGTCAGACACATACCAAGGATATTAATTTACATAACGACACAAAATCACATATCACTAAGTCATACAAAGGCACCAACTTACCATTAGCCATGTCAATGGACTCAACATGCTCTTGCAATTCATCCAACAGGTCTGCCAAATCAACAAACAACAAGCAAGTCACCTAAACTGACACAATGATAACCAAAGTACACATTTCATGGTTAAACTAGTATACCTTCGATCTCTGCAGAAGTAACACCTTGTTCTTCCAATACATTCTCAGGAGTCTTCATAACAAGAGTTATCTCTTTCATTCTTTTGACCACATCAACCGTCTGAGACTGCATAGCTTCCATGAACCATCTCTTATCCTCCTCACTGCAGATTTAACAACAAATAAATTTCAGCCAACGCAAATTTCAGCAGTTTAGCAATATAACTAAGATACAGAACGCGAGATTATAAATGTAGTTAAGGTACAGAACACGAGATATCAGAAAGATCACTGACACCCATTGGGTGATATGACTCTGTTCTTCACCAAGAAGCTACTAAGACAACTAATGACCAGTCCCTACGCACTTACAAGTTCCTATTCCtcgtatcaatcaatttcaaattACTTCAACAAATGAGGAAAGTGACGTTGCCTGTTTGGAGCCTAAGCATGACTGGTAGTAATACTTTGAAAGACACTTATGAAGCTCTTTGCCAATAAGTGAAACAGTTCCTTGGTGACGGTTGTCTCTGGGGGCTGAGACTGGATGCCAACTATTCAATTCAGCTCCTAAAGACACTTTTTATCAATTCTTTGGCTGCATTCCTCTCCATTTGGAATTCTTTTATTAACCAGCTAGGCTACACAACATCGATTCTTCCAACTATGTTCCAAGAATAAAAAGATGTCTTGATAACTATAAAGGCAATAAAGATGTTTTTCTCATAATAAAGCTTACTCTAGAAAGCTACTGCTATAAAAAACTCTGTTAAAAGGAACACGAAAACACCTCCTGCTAAGTAGTAAGGATATCATACCGAAACTAGCTCCTGGTAGTCTATATGTAGCAGACActaattcaattggttcatgaGTAGGGGCTCTCATGTACATTTTTCCTTCAAAAACTTATTCTGATATGTATGCTAAACCCCAAATTCTGAGTAATACAAATAATCTCTTCTTCTCCATGAATTAGGCAATCAATTATTCGAATTTCGCAATTTCCTAATAAGGTAgaatctcaattttttttcctatACAGTGATTTCTAAGAAATAACAATAAAACTCGCAGCTTGCCTACAGAAAAAACAAATCCGTCTTCTGATTTAAGTCTAATTTCAATTCATGCCATGAAAACAATACCGAATTTTTATACAGTGGTGGTTGTGTATGGTGGCGGCGGTTTATTACAAGAAGCTTAAATTTGTAATAAACCACCGCCCTCCACTCTAAGAGTTGCACCATTGAACAAAATAAAAACTGTACCTTTGTGGTAGCGATGGTGTGAGGTGGGGGTTACAGAAAGCTTGAATTTGAATCAAACCACCTCCACCACtgctcaccaccaccaccactacaagTTTTGCAACTTTATACCGAAACAATTGCATCTTTGAACACAAATTTTACTCAACAActcataccatgaaaaaaaatcacaaacaaacCCCAATTTTTTTCCTCTGAAACtacaaaaattgaaatcaaaattagaGTAAGAAACAAACCTTATTTCACGAGAAGGACGAGTCCCGTCACTATGAGCTAAACTCCATTTCAAAATCCCTTCCAAATTCTTTGATCCTCCTTCGTTCGCCATCAGATCTTAAGACCTAATTccttttttgaaagaaaataaaatccctcttttttttttcttctgttcttGAGTGAATTGAAAAAGCCCTTGATTTCTCAAAGCTATTTTGTTTTATATAGGTAGGAATTCCAAGCCACTTATATTCCAGATGCTTCTGGAATACTCATGAAGATTTCGATTTGGAAATCTTTGTTATCGACGGTTGAGATTAAGTCCTTAGTTTGGGAAGTCAAAACACTTTTACGAGTGGACCCCACCTTTATTTACTGAGTCGTAGAAGTAACACCGATTCACCATGAGTTTGATCGACCGAACCAAACTGTGACATGATAGATTCTGGCTTCCAGTAGCATccaggcctgtcaatggataacTGAATATGTGGAATCCGTCTATGTCGCTTGCATATTTAGGCTTGGGTGCTTGAATCAAACATTAGTTATATTAACTTACTACTGGACATCGTTTCAAACAAACACTATTTAAGTTAACCCAGGTTATGATAGAATTTAAGACAAGCATCACTAAAACTAATCAGTCTTCACGttatcataaattaaattaagataACCTAATCTAGGATATGGTATACCATTTCTGAGCTCCCAAACAGATCCTAAGATATTATCCGAGTTATAATAACATCGAGTCCACATGAGGTTGATCGACCAAACTACATGTGACTTGATTGACCCTAGCTTCCTATTGTAATTATTTTGAAGAATTCCTATtctatattttgtttttgatCTGCAAAGAGAGAGATGTATTGATAAAAAAGAGAGGGTATGAAAGTATTATACCACCCTTGATCTACAGACAGATCAAACTTCAACAATTTAACCCATTAAGTTTCAAAGAAAGTAGAATGCCAGTTATTCATTACATCAGTGGAAAAATGAGTTCAAAATATTTGACTGTTAAGGAGCAGGAATACAGGTAGTAAATAGCCTTATTAGTAACAGTAACTTCATTGCAGACTTTTCCAGTGAAGATCCTAGCATTCCTCTCTTGCCAGATACGCCAAATAATTGTTGCAGGAATTAAATTCCATATAGAAGTTAAAGCTAAAGAAGATTGAGTTAAATACCAGGATTGAATAACAGTTGTAGTATGTTTAGGCATTGAGAAAAACCAGTTAAGCTTATCCACAAAAAAACACCAAATCTCCAAAACAAAAAAAGACACTCAGATGGAATATCCATACCTTTCCTTCATAAAGCATCTCTTGTGGGAAGCCTGTCACGAGCGATTATTCAGAGAAAAAAACCTATCTTCGGAGGATACTTCTGCTTACATATAAAAGACAAAACTGCATTGTCTTGATGATTTGAGTCTAAAGTTGAAAGAAAATCATACAAAGATTTCATCGAGTTCACTTTTGTTGAGCTCAAAGACCATTGCATCCCATCTTCCAAATTAAGATTGAAGGAAAAAGAGCTCGGATCTGTAAGAATAATAGTATGCTCCACAACAGCTTCTCCAAACAATCTTCTAGGAGCTCTAAGGTTCCAAATAACACCAGCCTCACCTGTAATACCAACATCAGCAATTATCAAATTCTTGGACCTTGAAACATTAAACAAATGAGGGTAACAATCTTTAATTGGTTTGTCATATAACCAGCTATCCTTCCAGAATCTTGCAATTGTGCCATAGTGCACTTTGAACTTGATATGtttaaaaaacaattttttgcaatTCATAATAGCTCCCCACACACATAATTTCCACAACAACATTTTGGAATCTTTGCCGACCAATCTACCTCTCTCACCCCATATTTATCAGCTACAATACTTCTCCATAGAGCATCCTTTTCCACTAGTAAGAAAACTAGAAGAAAGTGGGACCTTCTCCAactagaagaaataaaaaaggaGACAAATGATCACCTTATCTGATTCCTTTTCCACTAGTAAAAAAACCAGAGGCACTGCCATCGTTCAACACAGAAAACTTCACAAATTCCACACAACTCTAGACCCACTTTCTCCATTTGTCTCCAAAACCCATAAGCTTTATAATTTCATCAATGACTTCCTAATTAACATGATCAAAATCCTTCTCAAAGTCCACTATACATACAAGACATGGTTTCCAACATTTTAGTCTTGAATCAATGAGTTCATTGGCTATTAACACTGCatccaaaatcttatttttcttgataaaggttgTTTGATGTAGAGATATAATAAAAGCAAGAGTGTCCTGAAATATTTCTGCTATCATTTTGGAAATAATTTTACAAGCACCTTGAACTAAGCTGATGGGCCTTAAGTCCTTCATTTATTCAATTATATCCTTCTTTGGTATGAGACCTCTTAAAGTGTTTTTGAGCCTCCAATCTTGAAAACCCTCTAACTTGTAAATCCTTTATCACCAACATGAAGTCTTGCTTAATAATGTCCCATCACAACATAGAAAAGCTCACTGGAAATCCATCTGGCGCAGGAGATTTATTTTGACCAAGCAACTTGATAGCTTTTAAACattcatcttcatcaaaatccttcTTCAATCTAGCACAAGGATCCTCATAAATTGAATTAAAATACATTCGTTCTATAGTGACATGTCTTTGAGAATTTGCTTTGAAGATATTTTGAAAATAATCAACAATACCAATGttgatttcatcttctttatctgtTTGAACTCTATTCACATTTATAGAACCAATATAACTCCTTCTTCTGTTGTCATTTGCTagttgataagtgcttaattcttGCATATTTACTACTCAAATTTACATTATTTAGTTCTTTATTTTCTACATAtttgataattttatttatttttgcagtttttaaTAAATAAAGCACGGCTGCAATATAATACGGTACTTGACCCGTAAAATGGATGAAAATTCAAATATCTCGGATGAGCGGTTGGAATTGGATTTAATTCTAAAAATGGCAATATATTGTTGGGGTCCACTAGTGGCAACATCATATAATAGGAATAATTctcatatttggaaaatataatttGTCTTGACTACCACCTATGGAGGATTAATATAATATCTCTCACCTACGGAAAGGAAAATGAGGCAATATTTTATTCAAGGAAGAAAATAAAAGTGTTAAGTAAAAAATCTACATGGAGTAATTGATGAGAAGTAAATATATGAAGAGTATGGAAATAATATTACTTTTTATGATTGGAGTTAATAAAGAGTAAATaattcccaaataaaaaaaaattgtaactgCACGAGAATTATATTATTTGACGCATGGCACATTCTTATTGGAGGATTTTTCATTGTCTTGACATGTGGCGCATTCTCATTGGGCGATGATGTGGTAGTGGTAAATAGAAAAGGAAAGTAGTTTCCTTTGAAAGTTATAAATACGTTGTGGATACAAGGAAAAAGGGAGTTCGGAGTCTGAGCAAAATAATAAAGTTTttatttcattcttttaattttcttttgtaataaCTAGTAAAATCGCACGCGTGATGCGAGTGCCGCTCGAACCAAATTCTTCCACGATCAAAAACTTCCCATATAACACCTCATGGTACCCGCTCATACTAAAACCTCACAACTTTGATGAATTTTTATTTCTATGTTTTGTTTCGTTTCCATAAGAAAACGTTAGGAGAAAACCCCTTACTCCTGAGTTACACTGGTTTATTGTGAGCTCTTTTGATGGACCACTTACTGAATATAACTCAAAGTGGAGCGTACAACCTAACTCATAAGATACCGCATCACCATTCTCTTTACAGCACGTCCCTCAACCTTGTGAAAAAATAAATAGCACTTCCCCCTTGTTTTCTTTAAGAATTCAATCAAACCAAAGTCAGCAGACTTATCTCAACAATGCCTGCATCAGTAGAAGCCAACATAGACGAACGATACAGTTGCATTATAAATGTCAACAAAATAATCAGGAAAAGGAGATTAAGGTTGAAGATGTATGATAAATGACATGATTTAGTCAAGTTATGATCCATAACTGTTGTCCCATTGAATATTTTAATTTAAACGTGTATTGGGGAAAAAATACCAGATCAGATCGAACATACCTCAAAATAACTATAGAAATGCATGTTCATGCAATTCTCCAAAGTGATCCTTATAACGCGGAGAACGCTGAGAACATCTCCTCTCTGGAAGGGAAAATCCACGGCAAGAGAATCATTTTAAACATGCCAATCCTTTCTCAACTTTATGTGCGTCTCAAAGAATAAGTCAAAATGATTAAAAAGATCAACCCAATGGCGAGAATCTCTGTGGTGCCTTCATGGAAAACAAAATGTAGTAAGTTTATTTGCTGAAACAATAAAAtcataacaaaataaggaaataaaATACTCAAAATCCCACCTTATCATATTTCTAGGCAAACCCTTCTAGGAATTCCTCTAATTTCTCTTGTGGAACAGCAGAGATGCTGTGAACAAATGACTTGATTTTAGGAGAGGCTGCAAACAGACACAAACAAACCTTAGCAATCCTTAATGTAAATCAAAATGCGCGAGTAAATAAATTAGGTAATCTCTCTGCTCTTTGTAGCTCTAGTAAAACTTCAACCTAAGCTACGTGTGGTTAACTCAATGCTTAGACATATGTTGCTCTATTTGCACAACTAATATGCATTAGCTTCCTTTTGCTACGTGACCTTCGGATGAACTGGAAAATTTATATTTGACTAAGTAATTTCTAAAACTATCGCACTTAGTGAACACGGTGAAGTCAGTAATTTACAATTGATTCGTTTGGTATATCAAAATTACTAAAAGCCTATCTAAAAACTCCAAAATCCACCCAATGAATGGACGTTGTTATAATCAAAAATCATATTAACCATCACTGAAGTGATCCATAAAAATTTCAGTCCCCATAATCTATGACTATACTAATAAGCCAGTCCAAcatctaaaaacaaaaaaggaatgaGGCAAAACGGAATACCCTAAAAAGTCGTTCCATGGATCCATTGCAAGAATCATATAAAACTGGGAAGAAAAAATCCCTTATTTTGTAATAATGGAGTAATTTCTCTGCTAGGGCGGAGGAGGAAGCCAATTCTGATATGTAAGAAACTCAGGTATTATCTAATACAATATTCTTTTggattaaatttttttattaatttctcTTCTAAAAAGCTTCGTTCTTTAAACCGTTTTGAATAGTCTTCGGCTATTGatattttataagcgaaggaaattataccattttgagtttacaacaaaagttatatatttattttaattgCAACATTTTCCAAGACATGAAATTGACTACGATATTGTCTTGAGTGATAATATGAATATTTTTTAGAGATGCAATGAGAACTTTACACGATTAGTttggtggaatccaaaaccctagtatTCTTTTCTTTACTAGTTaatttattttcttagttttattAATATTTCTCCTTTTATTATTCTTATATTATAATTTAATTAGGAATTTAGAGATAACAATTATTTGGTATCTATGGAACGAACCCGTATTCTGCATACTATCTCATCGATAGCCGTGCACTTGCGGTGTTATAATTAAATCCCATCACTAGTATgtgaaaatattttgtatttttttcattATTCTTCGTGTCATTAGCTCAAGCTCCACATCTCCACTTCTCAGCTCTCACCAAAGTAAGCATGCACCATTCTTTCCTAGCAGCAACTTTTTCATCCCACTGATCAGCAGAAAGTCCATTATGCATATCTTCTTCAATATCCAGATTAGAAAAAATCTCCTCAAGTTCATCCAGCTTTCTATCTAGTTCCCCATACTCTTGCTTGCTCCACTCCCTTAGCTTTGGTTGTAGCATTTGCAACTTTTTGCAGAAAACAAAAGTTGCATTAACAGAAACAGAGAAAGACTCTCACCAACTTTTAATTAAAGAAATGAAATCAGGGTATAAGAACCAGTAATACTCACAGCGAAATGGGGAAGGACCACACTTCAAACCATCACAAAAAATAGATATAGGGCTATGATCAGAGAATGGTCTAGGAAGAGCTTGTTGAATCATATTAGGATATTCTAAATCCCAAGGTATGGAGATTAAAATCCTATCAATACGACTTCTCACACTTTGCACTTGATTATTAATCCAAGTATAAGAAGCACCAATAAGCGGAAGATCAATGAGTTGATGGTTTGATGTGAATTTGTCAGTTTTTTTATGCCAATAGTTGTATCACTGCATGTAAATCTTTCATGACCAAAACGAATTTCGTTAAAATAACCACCAATGACCCATGGGTAATTCCAGAAACTGAGAACCTCTTCTAATTTTCTCTAGAAAAGCTTGACCTCTTCAGTGTAGAAAGCACAAGGAGCATAAATGCCAGTAAACATGCATTCAAAAGAAGAACCAATAGTTTTACATAAAAAAGTAATTGAATAAGGACCCATAAGGAAATCTGAAACATCAATCTTCGAAGACTcccaaagacataaaatacctccAGAGCTACCTTGAGAGGGAGAATCAATCCATTTAACATTcttaatattttgtttagtgattaagataattttcagaattataaaggttgtctagatgaagaaatttggggggaaaaaatcaaagttttggttaagaaggagagaaagagaaggagaaagtgagaaaattttaattcttgattcagtggaggatgaggagggtcataattcacataaaaaacctaggaaaatacatatcaactacaacaatgattcccaaatggctgatttcttagattatgagaatgattttacacaaactcaaactcaagctcaaactcaaacacaaactcaagatgatgatttttatgagccaaatccagatgatgagtacatatatgaggaacccaataCTTCTAATACACgggtacacttctatcttatgctcaatctcaaTTCTATAGCtcgaaattatcaaaagtttggaatTTTGGTTCATGGTTCGTTGAACCAGGTTGAGGTTcgactcacatctatgagccgaatcaacCAAATGATGAACAGTTCATCTCACTAAATCTTTTtacagcatgcgccgaacctTTAATTTTCagttccaacccttttgctagacactagttcggcttatatgaaactttcatagtaagccgaacaacatcctgaatagcccggaataaaaataattactggttcgacttatatattcaaaatcgtatgagccgaacatgaatttgttaatttttgggttaaaatattgttattggttccgCATATATCGAGAATATCGTATAATCCGAAACCTCtcaatgttcaaggttcggcacataatatgattatcgtgtgagccgaacatgaatttgttaatttttgggttaaaatattgttcgtggttcggcacatattgagaatatcgtataagccgaaacctgtaaatgttcatggttcggcacataatatgattatcgaatgagccgaacattgttattatattccttttctagtatttaaccttgtgatattctttgtagatcgtgcttggcggACCtgtacccatggaaaatcaacctgatccagtacacataattcacgaggataccaaggatcacttccaaaatgatttggtatgtaagaacttcttttttaccttaatgttgtcggaatattccaaagtttttcttacaaattatttgttttggaatgaacgtagagatggaaaactaaacccgaagttTTTGATTGggttgaggaacacgcgatgaaggtAAATTTtatactagttaaaggacaacaaagccgagggggtcagtttgaaatgatttgtgagcgtagtggaaccggcgctagcgaggttaaaaagggtatcgtatatgttgggaagaccgggagaaagaataggacgaatacgaagaaaagaaatttccctttcaagatcgttttcaacctcaagaataagtccttgaacaaagaagatcaatattggataatgaataaagatatggattgtcgtcataaccacccacgtcccaaagaccttcatggacatgcgaaagtagcgcgactcaaacccgatgagatgctagaagtggataaaatgacaagAGCACGTTTGTCaccgtctaggattcttagcaaattgaaggcggacaataagaataacaagtcgactatgcaaactatctaatgcaagaaaaaagattagaagactcaatttgcaaggtagtatggtgatgcaacaagtaatgtggttaggggtgaagaataactacgcttgccaaaagaagttggatgacttcggtcaagtcacacacattttccttgcccacccggaatgtgtaaaccagtgatccgtcgatcatcatcgtccttctctttctcgggttctgccaccttcttacctttcttgtctttcttgggttttccttggggttgtgtttcttgatgaacttcttgatgttcttcttgattatcatcaacttcttcatcttcagctattccttcttcttgtctttcaactcttacttgttcagcttcttcttctaaaatgtctcctctacctcccgctaccagttttttcttacctcctcctcgaggatcgggagttttagatgcattggtcctgacacaagtatgaaagttataagtatGCTTCGAACAGCAAAGGGATACAAACTATATGAAATACGGATTTGAAATGGTCaacaaataagaaggctcggcttacccgaaataacacatatgagccgaaccatgtcttgaaattttcattagcttacacagagagtggatcggctcatactacAAAATAATTATAAGCCGATATTTTATATTTAGCTCACAACCGATactgtcgaataagccgaacctatgattatgaactcaaacatgtattcggcgcaacatgatatcatataagtaagacgatcctatacacttgtaaaatttatggaattttaacaatgatattcggcgcaaccctaatactatcgaataagccgaatctagacttatgaattgaaatatttattcggcgcaaaatggtgtcatacaaataagccgatcctacacatgcagaattcatgaaattcaaacaacattaatcagcacaaaactaatacaaccatataagccgatcctaagcacatgcaaaatttctgaaattcacaaaatatttattcggcacaaaactaatttctaccatataagccgatcctaagcacatgcaaaatttctgaaattcacaaacatctattcggcacaaaactaacatcatcgaataagccgatcctaaatataaagCTCTGTGTCATCAAGTTCGGCTCAAAAAGGATTTGCATTTtaagccgagccgttcatatgcactttcagagtTCAGTTttaagaacagctcggcgcacatctaaggttttttttacgccgaaccataccctgtaaccgccgcacaaacatgtttttgacgaattaaatctatcataccaatcaaaaacatcaaatacgagatgggtttgtagaactaaacttcttattctcatttccggagttggttcttcttcaatctcttcttttggttgattttgtggttgattttgagtttgttcttcactctctaaatcttcttcttcttcttcaatatgttgttcaatcgatcgattagaacgagatactggattacgacgacccattatatagatgagtttaatcgtcgactaaattttcacgaaacgacgattaaatttc encodes the following:
- the LOC113311120 gene encoding hsp70 nucleotide exchange factor fes1-like, whose protein sequence is MANEGGSKNLEGILKWSLAHSDGTRPSREISEEDKRWFMEAMQSQTVDVVKRMKEITLVMKTPENVLEEQGVTSAEIEDLLDELQEHVESIDMANDLHTIGGLSPLLEYLKNSSAGIRAKAAEVITTIVQNNPKSQQLVMEANGLEPLLANLTSDPDVTARTKALGAISSLIRHNKPGVAAFRLANGYGALRDALSSDNVRFQRKALSLVEYLLQENSSDCSVITELGFPRTMMHLVSSEDIDVREAALRGLLELARDEQSRTSSSSVSSTEDEKLKQILEERVKAISAMTKEELGAVMDERNLIDSLWSVCYNEPSSLRKKGLLDLPGDDAPPPDVASSFFQPALRALAADNKSTAEKKKDKKEEPPLLLGLGPPSSQ